A stretch of Rhododendron vialii isolate Sample 1 chromosome 4a, ASM3025357v1 DNA encodes these proteins:
- the LOC131324829 gene encoding ATP-dependent Clp protease proteolytic subunit 2, mitochondrial-like: MRSLITSGMSKLLRVGRISNNHTREGARRAYSLIPMVIEHSSRGERAYDIFSRLLKERIICINGPISDDTAHVVVAQLLFLESENPSKPINMYLNSPGGAVTAGLAIYDTMQYIRSPINTICLGQAASMGSLLLAAGAKGERRALPNATIMIHQPSGGYSGQAKDISIHTKQIIRVWDSLNELYAKHTGQTIEVIQKNMDRDYFMTPEEAKEFGIIDEVIDQRPMALVADAVGDEGKDKGSK; encoded by the exons ATGCGGAGCCTGATTACCAGCGGTATGAGCAAGCTGCTGCGGGTCGGAAGAATCTCGAACAATCACACTCGCGAAGGAGCAAGGAGGGCGTACAGCCTGATACCGATGGTGATCGAGCACTCCTCCCGAGGAGAGAGAGCCTACGACATCTTCTCCCGGCTCCTCAAGGAGCGAATCATCTGCATCAACGGCCCCATCTCCGACGACACCGCCCACGTCGTCGTCGCCCAGCTCCTCTTCCTCGAGTCCGAGAACCCCTCCAAGCCCATCAACATGTACCTCAACTCCCCCGGCGGTGCCGTCACggcag GTCTTGCAATTTATGATACAATGCAGTACATACGGTCTCCTATAAATACCATATGTTTGGGTCAAGCTGCATCAATGGGTTCTCTCCTCTTGGCTGCTGGTGCAAAGGGTGAGAGGCGGGCCCTCCCAAATGCAACGATCATGATTCATCAGCCTTCAGGCGGGTATAGTGGGCAGGCTAAAGATATTTCCATTCACACAAAGCaaataattagggtttgggaCTCACTGAATGAATTGTATGCAAAGCATACAGGACAGACCATTGAGGTAATTCAGAAGAATATGGATCGGGATTATTTTATGACACCGGAAGAGGCGAAGGAATTTGGTATTATTGACGAGGTTATTGATCAGAGACCAATGGCTCTAGTCGCGGATGCTGTTGGTGATGAAGGCAAAGATAAAGGTTCAAAGTAG